One Paraglaciecola mesophila genomic region harbors:
- the mobF gene encoding MobF family relaxase: MMSPSQIYNISYYEPNHKEDYYSKESEPQGKWIGRGSKCLKLGRFVEQDDYRKIFNGFDQQGNPLSGGAGKNHRHGWDLTFSAPKSVSILWAGESEEMQHKIENAQQQAVEEAFDFIQDKVARTRRGHDGLVHEEIVGLIGATFQHCSSRALDPQIHTHCLVANIAPRTDLSWGTLESKYFYSWQKAIGAIYRSSLSRYLQELGYEIEEVAEREHFEVQGIDNKISEHFSKRKQAILAEMKSLGVEKAASKAGDFIALNTRDKKQNIGRSELLETWKTELSSLEYSSEYFSSLRNNYSVCVAEPLPLQHILAELVAKNSVFRLEDIYAVVAKEAQYRYVPYSCIEDTVSELLNSTELVLLENHRTNEKLYTTQSMLQAERDLIIIATRLNAKQTYRLNKDDIANAIETQEGCLGFKLSEEQTDAIHAVCQSGLDIVQGKAGAGKSIAMSSMRLAYERSNIKVRGATVSRKASLQLENDTGIKSSTITSLLGELQRTPSRFADTVILIDEAGQIGLLDLLKLMRLVDTVNAKLVLLGEQEQTDAIEHGGSLRYLSDKFGCKRLNTIRRQNEAWAREAVNQLRNGKAKVALKEFHSRGLLNIEVNKEAAQIKLVDKWQSYVESNPTKESMIMTQSWREAISVSELIRERYKEKGVLGAEDFTVECVISNRTVPFTFAKGERIRFTKNDYARNFTNGALGTVTDIERVNDDIYFSIVLDNGDKTRFKKSEYSDEHGRLYLAQAYVSTVYSSQGATIDGDTFLLYTTRMDRALSYVAGSRHKDKCHWFVNREEVESLVSDRTNALQEEQIMSLMAKNMDIDRKNSLAIEYLEAQEEEYLSTNFVTSEMAR; this comes from the coding sequence ATGATGAGTCCTAGCCAAATTTACAACATTTCATACTATGAGCCGAATCATAAAGAAGACTATTACAGCAAGGAGAGTGAGCCCCAAGGGAAATGGATAGGGCGAGGTTCAAAATGTTTAAAACTTGGTCGATTCGTCGAGCAAGATGACTATAGAAAAATCTTTAATGGATTTGATCAACAGGGCAACCCTTTGTCTGGTGGTGCAGGGAAAAACCACCGACATGGTTGGGATTTGACGTTTTCAGCACCAAAATCAGTCTCAATTCTATGGGCTGGTGAGTCTGAGGAAATGCAGCATAAGATTGAAAATGCACAGCAGCAAGCTGTAGAAGAAGCTTTTGACTTTATACAAGATAAAGTTGCTAGAACGAGGCGCGGGCATGATGGATTAGTTCACGAAGAGATTGTGGGCTTGATTGGTGCCACATTTCAACACTGCTCTTCTCGTGCCCTAGATCCACAAATCCATACACATTGTTTAGTAGCCAACATTGCGCCAAGAACCGATTTAAGTTGGGGGACTCTTGAGTCTAAATACTTTTACTCTTGGCAAAAAGCCATTGGTGCGATTTATCGTTCGTCGCTATCACGATACCTACAAGAATTAGGCTATGAAATCGAAGAAGTTGCTGAAAGAGAGCATTTTGAAGTGCAAGGTATCGACAACAAAATAAGCGAACATTTCTCAAAACGAAAACAAGCAATATTGGCAGAAATGAAGTCGTTGGGAGTTGAAAAAGCAGCATCGAAAGCTGGTGATTTTATAGCTCTAAACACGCGAGATAAGAAACAGAATATCGGTCGAAGTGAATTACTGGAAACTTGGAAAACCGAGCTTTCCTCACTTGAGTATAGCTCCGAGTATTTTTCATCACTACGGAATAATTACAGCGTATGCGTTGCTGAGCCACTGCCTTTGCAACATATATTAGCTGAATTAGTTGCAAAGAATTCAGTATTTAGATTAGAGGATATTTATGCAGTAGTCGCTAAAGAGGCGCAGTACAGATATGTTCCATACAGTTGCATAGAAGACACAGTAAGCGAACTATTAAACAGTACTGAATTAGTTCTATTAGAGAACCATAGGACGAATGAGAAACTTTATACAACGCAAAGCATGCTTCAAGCTGAAAGGGATTTAATAATTATTGCTACTCGACTGAATGCAAAGCAGACCTACAGATTAAATAAAGATGACATTGCAAACGCTATCGAGACACAAGAGGGGTGTCTGGGCTTTAAATTATCTGAAGAGCAAACCGATGCAATTCATGCAGTTTGCCAATCTGGTTTAGACATCGTTCAGGGCAAGGCTGGCGCTGGTAAATCTATTGCTATGAGTTCTATGAGGTTAGCTTACGAGAGGAGCAATATTAAAGTTCGTGGGGCTACGGTGTCTCGGAAAGCATCACTTCAGCTTGAAAATGACACTGGAATAAAGAGCTCAACGATTACTAGTCTGTTAGGAGAACTCCAAAGAACACCAAGTAGATTTGCCGATACCGTCATATTGATTGATGAGGCAGGGCAGATAGGGTTACTTGATTTGTTAAAACTCATGAGGTTAGTTGATACGGTAAACGCAAAATTGGTTTTACTGGGCGAGCAAGAACAGACTGACGCCATCGAGCACGGTGGAAGTTTGAGGTATTTATCCGATAAGTTTGGATGTAAAAGGTTGAATACAATTCGGAGACAAAACGAGGCTTGGGCCCGTGAAGCTGTTAATCAGCTAAGAAATGGTAAAGCTAAAGTAGCTTTAAAAGAGTTTCATTCCAGAGGCCTATTGAACATCGAAGTTAATAAGGAAGCAGCTCAAATAAAGTTAGTAGATAAATGGCAATCGTATGTCGAGTCGAATCCTACAAAAGAATCCATGATTATGACCCAGAGCTGGAGAGAAGCTATCTCTGTAAGCGAATTAATCCGAGAGCGGTATAAGGAAAAGGGCGTTTTAGGTGCTGAGGACTTTACGGTTGAATGCGTGATATCCAATAGAACAGTACCTTTTACTTTTGCAAAAGGAGAGCGTATACGTTTTACGAAAAACGACTATGCGAGAAACTTCACCAATGGTGCTTTAGGGACAGTCACAGATATCGAACGAGTGAATGACGATATTTACTTTTCAATTGTATTGGATAATGGAGACAAAACGCGCTTTAAAAAGTCAGAATACTCAGATGAACATGGTCGCCTCTATTTAGCCCAAGCATATGTTAGTACTGTGTATAGTAGCCAAGGTGCGACTATCGACGGTGATACATTTTTGCTATACACCACGCGAATGGATAGAGCGTTGAGTTATGTAGCCGGCTCTAGACACAAGGACAAATGTCATTGGTTCGTAAATCGAGAAGAAGTTGAAAGCTTGGTTTCAGACCGAACTAATGCGCTACAGGAAGAACAAATAATGAGCTTAATGGCTAAGAATATGGATATAGATCGCAAAAACTCGTTGGCCATAGAGTATTTAGAGGCCCAAGAGGAAGAGTATTTAAGTACTAATTTTGTAACCAGTGAAATGGCTCGGTAA
- a CDS encoding helix-turn-helix transcriptional regulator, with product MFVTGIRIALQAMKRMCAINKYSDSWKVRVLNMKCQRKPNNYELLRAKEVCALLKISSTTLWRWRRLGVIPEPIPLGPRLIYWPKSVIEQFIDV from the coding sequence ATGTTTGTAACAGGAATACGAATCGCACTTCAGGCTATGAAAAGAATGTGTGCAATTAACAAGTATTCAGACAGTTGGAAGGTGAGAGTACTCAATATGAAGTGTCAGAGAAAACCTAATAACTATGAACTACTTCGAGCTAAAGAGGTTTGCGCACTGCTTAAAATCAGCAGTACAACCCTTTGGCGTTGGCGAAGGTTGGGAGTAATCCCAGAACCTATTCCGTTAGGGCCGCGGTTAATTTATTGGCCCAAATCTGTAATTGAACAATTCATCGACGTTTAA
- a CDS encoding type IV secretion system DNA-binding domain-containing protein, whose protein sequence is MISSTPPSHSRQNWAFIVSVSSVIWISSFLLSLTFVWNWIGDLTPIKQHAAYWVSPIKALFVDVGKQNWSEYWAFVDKNDLWLELTFYFLFALSVATFTAYLIIKHLYVDGGQSSYFHVNGPQLFQFKTALQHALRKAKEEASPLGLKLHPKLQISKRRESGNVLVLGNQGTGKTVFILSLIEQVIKRGERVFIYDEKREFTAQFFDEATTVLIAPWDKRGTPWNIQADAHNAVLAKLIADQLIPDSKDPLWSEGARSIFAGMITILNRTKEQWGWVELANMMLLNESKLRGLLGEYYPRAQRFIVEESKTTQSFFAQLDGSLGWIHTLAEAWPKAFENGFSMKEWVEDPNSNKPIIIVQADKRYKDIGAPVANTLIRLMTSHILSQTNCSSRELWLFIDELANLPKNEALGEWMSLGRSKGCRICGGTQSISQLKEIYSDNGADTLLNMFTIFASMRLGAAGETAPYTAKVFGERVVERRTSSAGPTGNASQNWHGETVPIVRASDLVHLPQPDSKGVVGYILIPGYKAVYKLRWPYPKIPMLSEEHCPANWVNNHKSQSIEKAGSTVGISRLESVKNKRAKS, encoded by the coding sequence ATGATTAGTTCTACTCCTCCTTCACACAGTCGCCAAAACTGGGCTTTCATTGTTAGTGTTTCAAGTGTTATCTGGATTAGCAGTTTTTTACTGAGCTTAACTTTTGTTTGGAACTGGATTGGAGACTTAACTCCTATCAAGCAGCATGCAGCGTATTGGGTATCACCAATCAAAGCGCTTTTTGTCGATGTTGGAAAGCAAAACTGGTCTGAGTATTGGGCCTTTGTTGATAAAAATGATCTGTGGCTAGAACTTACTTTTTATTTTCTATTTGCTCTTTCAGTTGCAACATTTACTGCGTATTTAATTATTAAACACTTATATGTTGATGGTGGACAGAGTTCTTATTTCCATGTAAATGGGCCCCAGCTTTTTCAGTTCAAAACAGCATTGCAGCATGCGTTAAGAAAGGCAAAAGAGGAAGCATCACCACTTGGACTAAAGCTTCATCCCAAACTTCAAATTTCAAAGCGTCGAGAATCGGGCAACGTTTTAGTACTTGGTAATCAAGGCACTGGAAAAACTGTTTTCATTCTCTCTCTAATTGAGCAGGTCATAAAAAGAGGGGAGCGAGTTTTTATATATGACGAAAAGCGCGAATTCACAGCACAGTTTTTTGATGAAGCAACAACTGTACTAATTGCTCCGTGGGACAAAAGAGGGACACCGTGGAACATTCAAGCTGACGCCCACAATGCGGTTTTAGCAAAGCTAATCGCCGATCAGCTTATTCCTGACTCTAAAGACCCTCTATGGAGCGAGGGAGCACGTTCAATTTTTGCAGGCATGATAACCATATTGAATCGAACCAAAGAGCAGTGGGGGTGGGTTGAGCTTGCAAACATGATGCTTTTAAACGAATCAAAGTTGAGGGGCTTACTTGGTGAGTATTACCCACGTGCACAGCGCTTCATAGTAGAAGAAAGCAAAACTACACAATCATTTTTTGCGCAATTAGATGGTTCATTAGGATGGATTCATACCCTCGCAGAAGCTTGGCCCAAGGCTTTCGAAAACGGATTTTCGATGAAGGAGTGGGTAGAAGATCCTAATTCAAACAAACCAATTATTATCGTTCAAGCCGACAAACGATATAAGGATATTGGTGCGCCAGTTGCGAATACACTTATTCGATTAATGACTAGCCATATACTATCCCAAACTAATTGTTCAAGCAGAGAGCTATGGTTATTTATCGATGAGCTAGCAAACTTGCCAAAAAACGAGGCGCTTGGCGAATGGATGAGTTTAGGGAGATCTAAGGGGTGTCGTATATGTGGTGGAACTCAGTCAATTTCGCAACTCAAAGAAATCTACTCTGACAATGGTGCAGACACCCTACTGAATATGTTTACCATATTTGCGTCAATGCGTTTAGGGGCCGCAGGAGAGACAGCTCCTTATACCGCTAAAGTGTTTGGAGAACGTGTTGTCGAGCGGCGAACGTCCAGTGCTGGGCCAACGGGCAATGCATCTCAAAACTGGCACGGTGAAACAGTTCCAATTGTTAGAGCATCCGATCTTGTTCATTTACCGCAACCAGATTCAAAAGGTGTAGTTGGTTACATTCTTATACCCGGCTATAAAGCGGTATATAAGTTACGTTGGCCCTATCCCAAAATTCCTATGCTGAGTGAAGAACATTGTCCAGCGAATTGGGTTAACAACCATAAAAGTCAAAGCATTGAGAAGGCTGGCTCAACCGTAGGCATAAGTAGGCTTGAAAGTGTAAAAAATAAGAGGGCAAAATCATGA